A region of Argentina anserina chromosome 5, drPotAnse1.1, whole genome shotgun sequence DNA encodes the following proteins:
- the LOC126795909 gene encoding cation/H(+) antiporter 2-like → MDATHKFVCQENLVNPLESMAIQVSCILVISHFFHILLKALGQPGPIAQILAGLVLGPTGLCNIDEVRNYFLPASAAQYYEMFGFFCRILFMFLFGLEVDIAYIRRNLRVVCVIACGGASIGAIFGLVSSFFLSDNFLEKTSGKANYVFSMMLFIAYSATPVVNRLAAELKFATSDIGRLAVSAALVTELSCLLIFNFMILCTSGKMVGNAFLILVGLVLVLVAFRYMATWLNKRSNNHKYLRNPEVFLILSVLIGTSMLIELANFNSIIACFLAGVAFPKEGKTARTLLHKLTYSVHNFVLPIYFGYIGFQFDGTYLSNLTNILIVLVLVLLCISSKIGGVVAVCHYLKIPLSEGFFLAFVLNLKGHADLLFIGSAAKQLFEWTPRAYNLLVMTIVISTVISGPMVAILMNKDYQVFAHTRTTLSTELENPENELRVLGCVYGPRHVNPILSVISTLRGPQTAPIMPYLAHLIELQSKRRTNVSYHELEDNEMSDEDEYGGNDVVEIHRTVDAFTVETNILINMIKAVSTLSGLYEDVCTAAEDLRTTIILLPFHKHQRIDGKMETGKEAVRTTNQKILRHAPSTVGIIVEKGLAGALGFSQLNRVDTVQHVATLFFGGPDDREAIAWSTRIANHTKINLTVIRFLPTESSNPRNMKVDSEKGRDDIEVFMALSSLEMGNDIDNSFLNDFYNGYVASGKVGYVEKYANNGTETVAALRDIGDLYTLFIVGRGGRGHSPLTTQMSDWEECPELGTVGDLLASSDFNINGSILVVQQHRHTKKDIIDD, encoded by the exons ATGGATGCAACTCACAAATTCGTATGCCAAGAAAATTTGGTTAACCCACTGGAATCCATGGCCATCCAAGTCTCTTGCATTCTCGTCATCTCACACTTCTTTCACATTCTGCTCAAGGCCTTGGGTCAACCAGGTCCCATTGCTCAGATCCTG GCTGGTTTGGTGTTAggtcctacgggattgtgtaACATAGACGAAGTAAGGAATTACTTCTTACCGGCTTCAGCTGCACAATACTACGAGATGTTCGGGTTCTTCTGCCGCATCCTCTTCATGTTCCTGTTTGGTTTGGAGGTGGACATTGCTTACATTAGGCGAAACCTGCGCGTTGTGTGCGTAATCGCATGCGGTGGTGCCTCAATAGGAGCCATTTTTGGGTTGGTCTCCTCCTTCTTTTTGAGTGATAACTTTCTGGAAAAGACATCTGGTAAGGCAAATTATGTTTTCTCAATGATGTTGTTTATAGCCTACTCCGCCACCCCGGTCGTGAACCGTCTAGCGGCAGAGCTGAAATTTGCAACCTCAGACATTGGACGTTTGGCTGTGTCTGCTGCACTGGTCACAGAGCTCTCTTGCTTATTGATATTCAATTTCATGATCTTGTGCACGTCAGGGAAAATGGTAGGAAATGCCTTCTTAATCCTAGTAGGGTTGGTACTTGTGCTTGTTGCTTTCAGATACATGGCTACATGGTTGAACAAACGCAGCAATAACCACAAGTACCTTAGAAACCCTGAGGTGTTCCTCATACTATCGGTTCTAATAGGGACTTCTATGCTGATTGAACTGGCCAACTTCAACAGCATTATAGCTTGCTTTCTCGCAGGCGTGGCATTCCCCAAAGAAGGGAAAACGGCGAGAACATTGCTACATAAACTCACTTACTCCGTTCACAACTTTGTACTTCCTATTTATTTTGGGTACATCGGCTTCCAATTTGACGGGACTTATTTGAGTAACCTAACAAACATATTGATTGTTCTCGTTCTGGTTCTTTTGTGCATCAGCAGCAAGATTGGTGGCGTTGTTGCAGTTTGCCACTATTTGAAGATTCCCCTCAGTGAAGGGTTCTTCCTTGCTTttgtattaaacttgaaaggcCATGCTGATCTCTTATTCATAGGCAGCGCGGCCAAACAACTATTT GAATGGACCCCTAGGGCTTACAATTTGTTAGTAATGACTATCGTTATTAGCACTGTAATATCAGGGCCAATGGTGGCTATCTTAATGAATAAAGATTATCAAGTGTTCGCTCACACACGCACAACCCTGAGTACTGAACTGGAAAACCCTGAGAATGAGCTCCGAGTACTGGGATGCGTGTATGGACCTCGTCATGTAAACCCTATACTCTCGGTCATATCAACACTGAGAGGGCCTCAAACCGCACCCATAATGCCCTACTTGGCTCACCTAATCGAGCTACAATCGAAGCGCAGAACCAATGTGTCGTATCATGAGCTCGAAGATAATGAAATGAGCGATGAGGACGAGTACGGCGGCAATGACGTGGTGGAAATCCACAGAACAGTTGACGCCTTCACTGTAGAAACCAACATTCTGATCAACATGATCAAAGCTGTGTCTACTTTGTCTGGCCTGTACGAGGATGTGTGCACCGCTGCTGAGGACTTGCGCACGACCATCATTTTGCTGCCGTTCCACAAGCATCAGCGCATTGATGGGAAGATGGAGACTGGGAAAGAGGCTGTACGGACGACGAACCAGAAGATTCTCCGGCATGCACCGAGTACTGTTGGGATCATTGTGGAGAAAGGGCTAGCTGGGGCTTTAGGGTTCTCGCAGCTGAATAGGGTGGACACCGTTCAGCATGTTGCGACACTATTTTTTGGAGGGCCTGATGATCGTGAAGCTATTGCATGGAGTACTCGGATAGCAAATCATACAAAGATTAATTTGACGGTAATTAGATTCCTCCCTACTGAATCATCTAACCCGAGGAATATGAAGGTAGACTCGGAGAAGGGAAGGGATGACATTGAAGTCTTCATGGCGTTGTCAAGTTTGGAAATGGGCAATGACATTGACAATTCCTTTCTCAATGACTTCTATAACGG GTATGTTGCATCTGGGAAAGTTGGATACGTTGAGAAGTATGCAAACAATGGGACAGAAACAGTGGCAGCTCTACGAGACATTGGGGACTTGTATACACTGTTTATAGTAGGGCGGGGTGGACGAGGTCACTCACCATTAACCACCCAAATGAGCGATTGGGAAGAATGTCCTGAGCTGGGAACGGTTGGAGATCTATTGGCTTCTTCAGATTTCAACATCAATGGTTCCATATTGGTAGTTCAACAACATAGGCACACGAAGAAAGACATTATAGATGATTAG
- the LOC126794364 gene encoding FCS-Like Zinc finger 2, translating to MDSVSGSRRPCFVEEDDGLASLTDMEAGFSGSQHPFFSRPMCYTRRMGSFGSNSSFSPRSGRFWDARFEEHQPHFLEACFLCKKPLGENRDIFMYRGDTPFCSEECRDEQIETDEAKEKNWNLSSSMKALRKREQRKSSSANTAKDYPFRPGTVAAA from the exons ATGGACTCGGTTTCGGGCTCAAGGAGGCCCTGTTTTGTGGAGGAAGACGACGGGCTGGCCTCGCTGACTGATATGGAAGCTGGGTTTTCTGGGAGTCAGCATCCGTTTTTCTCGAGGCCCATGTGTTATACTAGGAGGATGGGGTCGTTTGGGTCGAACTCGTCCTTTTCGCCGAGATCTGGGAGGTTCTGGGATGCCAGATTTGAAGAGCACCAGCCTCATTTTTTGGAGGCTTGTTTTCTATGCAAGAAACCACTTGGGGAGAACAGGGACATCTTCATGTACAG AGGTGACACTCCCTTCTGTAGTGAAGAGTGCAGAGATGAGCAGATAGAGACAGATGAAGCTAAAGAGAAGAACTGGAATCTTTCTAGTTCCATGAAAGCTTTGAGAAAGAGGGAGCAAAGGAAATCCAGCTCTGCAAACACGGCCAAGGATTACCCTTTCCGGCCAGGCACAGTAGCAGCAGCTTGA
- the LOC126794882 gene encoding uncharacterized protein LOC126794882, with protein sequence MTAHLRGMHKMGHVTGITKAPSADDIIAYTKWDDNDGLVMSVLWKAMNEEIIDLVEACDTAQAIWLTLEGLYTNDSDFIQVHELMCTALAMQQDGQPVAQYFTKLRNIWAEIDVKRPCMIKHQEDIIWYQREKELERVHHFLKGLDTKHNNAKGELLRQTEPPSLTAAFTYIRKDESQQNSLHHTQVEVSSLTIRARSSAPPLQQAISSSLHHRGPPPGFGNQPRPPCSYCQDTNHARATCWKLYPHLRPQRPNYRPKAKAAIQLIQEPDIYGVVGHDHHTAGGVTPTASIAGRGKIGSSHRGVNWSGVSTGQVVSSGSDICGRKTRGTVPDRFTLHF encoded by the exons ATGACGGCTCaccttcgaggcatgcacaagatggggcatgtaaccggaataactaaggctcctagtgcagatgatattattgcctacactaaatgggacgacaatgatggccttgtgatgtccgtcttgtggaaagctatgaatgaagaaataattgatttggtggaggcatgtgacactgcgcaggcaatatggctcacacttgaaggcttatatactaatgactctgatttcatacaggttcatgagttaatgtgcaccgctttggcaatgcaacaagatgggcaaccggtggcgcaatatttcaccaaactaagaaatatttgggctgagattgatgtgaaacgtccttgcatgatcaaacatcaggaggatattatttggtaccaacgtgagaaggagcttgagcgagttcaccattttctgaaaggtcttgatactAAACATAACAATGCGAAAGGGGAATTGCTCCGCCAGACCGAGCCACCTAGCTTAACtgcagctttcacatatatccgtaaggatgaatctcagcAGAACAGCCTTCATCacacacaagttgaagtttccagccttactatcCGTGCTCGATCTTCAGCACCGCCCCTTCAGCAGGCCATTTCATCCTCACTTCATCAccgaggaccaccaccaggcttcgggaatcagccccgccctccttgctcttattgtcaagataccaaccatgctcgtgcaacctgttggaagttgtatccacaccttaggccccaaaggcctaattatcgtcctaaagcaaaagcagctattcaactGATCCAGGAACCAGATATTTATGGTGTAGTTGGACAcgatcatcatacagcaggagGAGTAACACCCACAGCAtcaatagctggtcgtggtaagattg gatcttctcaccggggagttaattggtcgggggtatctacggggcaggttgtttcatctggatcagacatatgcgggagaaaaaccaggggcacagtcccagatcgctttactctccacttctga